Within the Borreliella valaisiana VS116 genome, the region TAAGTTTGGATAAAATTGAATTAAAGATGTTATTACAATAAAAAACACAGCCAATATAGACCCAATGCTAGGAATAAAATTGAAAACAAAGGTAAGAACTGCCCAAACTAGAGGAAAGTCTTGCCCAAACAAAGTCAATCCAATAAACACCAAAATACCTGTTAAGCAACTAACAAGAATCTTTATTCCCAAATATTTGCCAATTTGATTATTAATCGTATCTAGAGCTCCAATAAATCTAGTAGATACTGGCTTTTTAAAAGCTTTATCAAGTTTCATTCCAAAAACATGTATTTCTGAAAGCAAAAAATACAACAACAAAAAGACTACTACTAAACTACTTGTAAATCCAATAATCTCATTAGAAGCTCTTGTTAAAAATGGATAAATGTAACCAGAGAAATTCATGTTATTAATAACAGAACTATCAATTTTATAACGACTAAGCACATCTTTCATAATAAATGCCAATTGATTTTGATAGTAAGGCAATTGTTTTATTAAAACAGTAACACTGTAATAAACAAAATTAAAAATCAAATAAGAAAAAGAAAATAATAAAAAAAATATAAGAAAAACTATTAAAAATTTTGGAACTTTGAATTTTTCCAAAAAAGTATAAACGGGATAAACCAAAAACACCAACACTATGGAAATAGCCAAAGGTTTAAATACAGCTTCTGCTATTTTAAAAACCCCAATAAATATTAAAACTATGACAATAAAATAAAAAACATATTCTACTCTCCAAGGCCTTAATCCTTGATTTGTATTTAAATCTTTAAACATATTCCCTCTTTTAGTTTTTTTACTGCTTCTATCAACTAAACAAAAGTAAGTAAAATAAATTAAATAAATTTAAACACTCAAGCAAATTTTCTCCATTATCCAATTATACAATTTAGTGCCCTTACTATAATTGGCCTCAGCAAAATCTCCCACTCTATTCTCATAAAACAATTTTTTTGCATTCTTATCATTTCCATGATACACTGTCAAGGTATTTCTACAATGATTTAAAATATTATTTAAGATTTCAAATGCCGGAATATCATTAAATCCATCTGCGATGTAAAATATATTTTTAAAAGGAATTTGCCTTTTACTCTTTGGCACTCTCTCATTAACCTTATCATAAGATCCTTTATTGATTTCAAAAATAACCCTGGTTTTTATTGTATGATCTACAAAGTAACAAACACTGCTTAAAACCTTATTTTTAGAAAATTTATCATCTCTAAGCTCATAAAAAGGCATCAAATACGAGTCTATAAACTCACATGCCCACACTTTGCTCACATAAGGTGCAATTTTGCTTCCCAAAATCATTTGTCTAAACCCGCTTGAAACAATATAAATCTTAACCTGCGAATTATTATTTTCCAACTTTTTATTTATTTCAAATATCTCATCAAACAAACCAACAACCCCTTCAAAAAAGCTTAACTTAGCACCTAAATTAAATAACACTCTATTATCTAGACTTTTAAAAAAACCCTCTCTTACATAGGTTAAAAAATGGGATAAATATATCATTTCATTAGAAATGATATTATAACCATTCTGCTTATAAACATATTCTAAATTTTCAACTTCTTTCCAAAAGGAATAAGAATCAACACAATACTCATCAAACAAAACTTGCTGCATATTACCATAAATAAGAGTATTATCAAAATCAAATATTAAAGCTACAATATTTTCTCTTTCATTCATAAATTCAAAAACAATTTAATTTAATTATAAATTGTGCTTATTTATATATTTTATATTATACTAATATAGGTTAATAAGTACAGTTGTTTTAGCATTGAGATTGAATATAAAATTTATGATAGACATAAATGATTTAAATCAAATAAAAGATACTTTTTCAAGAATTTTAGATCTAAGCTTAATTAGCATCTTGGTATACTACATATATAAAAACGTAATCAATTCTTATTCTACAAATCTATTAAAAGGAATGTTGATCCTCATCTCTATAGGAATTATCTCCTATTATTTAAATCTCTATACCATTAGTTGGCTGTTAAATTATATCGCCAATATATTACCAATAGCAATAGTCATACTTTTTAATCAGGAAATAAAAAAAATAATAATGCAAATTGGAAATTTCAATTTAGCCTTTAAGCTTTCAAATAAAAAAGAAGAAACTTTAAAAGTTATTTCTGAAATTCTAAAAGCAGTTAAACACCTATCTGAAAACAAATCTGGCAGCCTAATATGCATCGAAAAAAAAATACAGCTGGAGCAAATAATAAACAAAGGAACTAAAATTGATGCGCTAATATCTAGTGAACTGCTAATATCACTATTTGAGCGCGAAACCCCTCTTCACGACGGAGCTGTAATAATTAGTAAAAATAAATTAAAATATGCGGGCTCATTTTTACCATTATCTAATGTTGATTCTATTAGCAAAGCATTTGGAACAAGACACAGAGCAGGGCTTGGGATTTCCGAAAATTCTGACGCAATAACAATAATTACCTCCGAGGAGACTGGATCTATTTCCATCACAACCAATGCAAAATTGGAATACAACTTAAGCTTAAACGAAATTAGAAATAAATTGAATCTCGAGCTAATAGAATAAAATAATGAAAATAAGTAAAAAAATAACAAACATAATAAAGTTACTATTTGATGATTGGCAAAATAAAGCCATTTCCATTTTAATAGCTATTCTAATGTTTGTGGCATTTCATTTCAATAAAATAGAATCAATAACAACTGAAAAAGAATTCAACATTGTCTTAAATGATCAAATAGCTCTCGGAAAAATTCCCGACTTTAGCAAAGTCAAAATTACAATAAAAGTCAACAAAGATGATTTAAAATACCTTGATCTTAATAAAATAATATTATTTATTGAAGCATCAAAAATAAAGATTCCTGGCAAATATAAGCTGCCAATAAAAATAAAAAATCTTAATTCAATACACATTGCAGAATATAAGCTCTCAAAAACAAATGTATTGCTAAATCTTGATAACAAAGTCTCTAAATCAGTTAAAATAGAGCCTAAGTTTAAACTTATAGAAAAAGATGGCAAAGGAGAATATTTTATTGCAAAATACAATATACTGCCTGAACATTTATTAGTATGTGGTCCTGAACAAGAACTTAAAAAAATAAACACTATTCAAACCAACGTAAAAGAGTTTGATACAAGAACCCTATTTGTATCAGATTATCTTGAAGTAGTTCCTCCAACCCCTCTAGTTATGCTTGAAAAAAGTCATGTGGTAATCAATATTTATTTAAACAAAAAATATTCAAACACAACAATAAAATTTCCTAATCTTATTTTTAATAATTTAAAAAATGGTCTTGAGATTAAAGATAAGGAAAAAATAATAAACTCAGAAAACAAAATGTTTGTAAAAATAAAAACAAGACTTTCTGAAAAACAAATTAAAACCCATATAAACAATCAAAATATAAGCCTTGCCTTTGATTTAGCAAATGTAAAAACCCCGGGGATTTACAACATTGCCACAAATATAATTCTTAAAGAGAATATCAATGAAACAGAAATATATGATTATGAACCTAAAAAAATAAAACTAGAAATCATCGAAAGCTCAGAGATCAAACCATGAAGTCAATAGGATGTGATATAATAAAAGTCGAAAGATTCAAAAGTTTTTTAGAAAATAAAAAAAAAATGGAAAGATTCTTTACACATAAAGAAATTGAAAATTTTAAATTAAAAGGCGGTAGCATTTTAGAAAGTTTAGCTGGAAAATTTGCAGCTAAAGAATCTTTAATTAAAGCATTAAGTCCACTGTTGCAATATAAAATACGTTATGGCCTTAAAGATATTGAGGTAATAAAATCTTTAAAAGGAAATGCAAAATTTTGCTTGCATAATGAAATTGAAAAATTTGCAATAAACATGAATTTAAAGCTATACCTAACAATATCCCATGAAAAGGAGTACGCTATTGCATTTGTAATGGTAGAAAATTAATTCATGAAAAAAATATCATATTTTACAAAAGAAAAAATTGAATGCCCTATATGTCATTTTAAATTTCAAAAAGAAGAACTTTTTACTGGAAGTAGTAGATTAATAGCTGGAGAGTTAAAAATTGATCTAAAAAGAGAATATATAAAAAACAACAAATATGGCAACATTTATCCTAGAATATATTCTGTAACAGTATGTCCAAAATGCTACTTTGCAGCATTCCCAAGCGAATTTAATTCAATCCCTAAAAACAAAAAAGAAATTTTGCAAAATAAAAAATACGAAAGAAAAAAAATAAATGCGATTTTTGATAACACGATCAACTTCAGCAAATCTAGAACATTAAAAGAAGGAGCTGCAAGCTATATTCTTGCTATGCTGTGTTATGAGCATCTTGAAAAGAATTCTAGCCCTACGTTAAATCAAGCAAAATCAGCAATAAGAGCTGCTTGGACATTTGAAGACCTTGAAAAAGAAGAACCAAACAAAAACTATAATTATCTTCAAAAAATATTTTACCACAAAGCTGCATATCTTTATAAACTAGTTATAGAAAAAGACAAAGACAATTCAGAACCTATTAGTGCATCAACTATATTTGGCCCAGACACAGATAAAAATTACGGCTATGACAGTGTTCTCTACTTATCAGGTCTTCTAGAATACTTTTATGGAAATAAAGAGAATAAAGAATACAGATACAAACAATTAAATGACATAAAAACCACTCTTTCTAAAATAGCAGGAATGGGCAAATCTTCAAAAGAAAAGCCTTCAATACTTTTAGACAAAATCAAAGAAGTTTACTTTAAAATATCAAAGGAAATGAAAAATCTTAAATAAATGAGAAAAATATTAGCTGAGATTGCTTATGACGGATCTATATATCATGGATTTCAAATACAACCAAAAAAGCCTACTGTTCAAGGAGAAATTGAAAAAGCTCTAATGAAAATCAACAAAAAAAAAATAAAAATTCATTCATCTGGAAGAACAGATAAAGGAGTTCATGCAAAAGGACAAATAATAACTTTTGATATAAATATCAATATTCAGCTAAACAATTTAAAAAAAGCTTTAAATGCAATATTATTAAAGAACAGTATAAAAATACTAAAACTCAAATATGTAAAAAATTCATTTCATCCACGTTTTAACGCTAAAAAAAGAAAATACCGTTACTGTATATTAAACAGCAATAACTACTATCCCTGGGAAGGCTATCAAGCTCACTATGTAAACAAAAAACTAAATATTAGCAATTTAAACCAAATGGCTAAAATATTAATTGGAAACCATGATTTTACCACATTTTCATGCATAAAAGATAAAAGCAAATCCAAATTTAGGCATATACATTTTGCTAAATTTAAAAAAAGAGGGAAATATATTATTTTTGAAATAATAGGATCTTCTTTTTTGTGGAAAATGGTAAGATCAATAATAGGCACAATGCTGGATATCGAAATAAAAAACGAATCAATTTCTATTTTTGAAACAATACTAAAATCAAAAAATAGAAACCTTGCAAGAACAACTGCACCCGCAAATGCTTTATTTTTAGATAAGGTTTACTATGAATAATAATATTTTAAATAAAAAACTTTTTTTACTTAAAATATTGACAAATAATATTGAAGGTAAAATTACAGAAAATTTTGAAAAAATAGAGAATGATATTAAACAAAAAATAGAAAAAGCTAAAAGTGTTAAAATTTATCAAAAAAATGAAAATATCAAACAACCTAAAGAAATGTCTATAAAAACCAAAAATTTAACAAACCTATTACCAAATAATAGTTTACAAGAAAAAAGCATCAACAACAATCATATCATAATATATATAAACAGAAACTATCTCGACGAACCTTCAAGGGATATTATAACAAAATGGTGCAAAAGCATAAATATAAACAATTATAAAATAATAGACACTATTGAATCGCTTAACTTAGAAATCAGCAATAAAAACCTTAAAGCAATTTTATCTTGCGAAGAAATAGATTTTTTCTTAAATCAACCGTTAAGAATTCAAATTGTAAGAGGAATAGAACTAAGATTTAAAGGTATTCCGTTAGTTTTTACATACCTTCCTACAAACCAAATAAAAAATCCAGAATTAAAAAAAGAAATATGGCAAGATTTAAAAATAATAAAAGGCATAATAAAATATGGTTGAACATTATCATTCAACTTATTACTATGAAATTGCAATAAATATTCCTTTAAATAAACTTTTTTTTTACAAGTTTAACTTAAATCTAGAAATTGGAATAAGAGTAATGGTTAATTTTAATGGCTCTAATAAAATTGGAATAATTATTAAAAAATATTTTGAAAACGAATTCAAAGAAAAATTTGAATTCAAAATAAAAGAAATTATTCAAATAATAGATAAAACTAAAATAATAACGGAACATAACATTAATTTAGCACATTGGATTAGTAAAAAAACATTCTCGGGCTTTGGAGAAACTTTATTTTTTGGGTTGCCCAAAAATTCAAAATCTAAAAAAAATCAAACATTGCCTTCAATAAATGAGTATCTGTATCCGGATCATAACAAGCGCCTTCAACTAAACAATGAACAACAAAATATTTACAAAGAAATTATTAAATCAGAAGAAACTAATATTTTTTATCTTTTTGGAATACCTGGATCT harbors:
- a CDS encoding YbbR-like domain-containing protein; this encodes MKISKKITNIIKLLFDDWQNKAISILIAILMFVAFHFNKIESITTEKEFNIVLNDQIALGKIPDFSKVKITIKVNKDDLKYLDLNKIILFIEASKIKIPGKYKLPIKIKNLNSIHIAEYKLSKTNVLLNLDNKVSKSVKIEPKFKLIEKDGKGEYFIAKYNILPEHLLVCGPEQELKKINTIQTNVKEFDTRTLFVSDYLEVVPPTPLVMLEKSHVVINIYLNKKYSNTTIKFPNLIFNNLKNGLEIKDKEKIINSENKMFVKIKTRLSEKQIKTHINNQNISLAFDLANVKTPGIYNIATNIILKENINETEIYDYEPKKIKLEIIESSEIKP
- the truA gene encoding tRNA pseudouridine(38-40) synthase TruA, which encodes MRKILAEIAYDGSIYHGFQIQPKKPTVQGEIEKALMKINKKKIKIHSSGRTDKGVHAKGQIITFDININIQLNNLKKALNAILLKNSIKILKLKYVKNSFHPRFNAKKRKYRYCILNSNNYYPWEGYQAHYVNKKLNISNLNQMAKILIGNHDFTTFSCIKDKSKSKFRHIHFAKFKKRGKYIIFEIIGSSFLWKMVRSIIGTMLDIEIKNESISIFETILKSKNRNLARTTAPANALFLDKVYYE
- a CDS encoding AI-2E family transporter is translated as MFKDLNTNQGLRPWRVEYVFYFIVIVLIFIGVFKIAEAVFKPLAISIVLVFLVYPVYTFLEKFKVPKFLIVFLIFFLLFSFSYLIFNFVYYSVTVLIKQLPYYQNQLAFIMKDVLSRYKIDSSVINNMNFSGYIYPFLTRASNEIIGFTSSLVVVFLLLYFLLSEIHVFGMKLDKAFKKPVSTRFIGALDTINNQIGKYLGIKILVSCLTGILVFIGLTLFGQDFPLVWAVLTFVFNFIPSIGSILAVFFIVITSLIQFYPNLNIVLYIFIYNTSVQMLIGNILEPKMQGKRLDISPFLLLCFLFFWGWLWGIVGLLIAYPFTVIVKVIVDNISWLKSFSVFLGGSEILSNISHIASKDKEI
- a CDS encoding holo-ACP synthase; this translates as MKSIGCDIIKVERFKSFLENKKKMERFFTHKEIENFKLKGGSILESLAGKFAAKESLIKALSPLLQYKIRYGLKDIEVIKSLKGNAKFCLHNEIEKFAINMNLKLYLTISHEKEYAIAFVMVEN
- a CDS encoding uracil-DNA glycosylase family protein produces the protein MNNNILNKKLFLLKILTNNIEGKITENFEKIENDIKQKIEKAKSVKIYQKNENIKQPKEMSIKTKNLTNLLPNNSLQEKSINNNHIIIYINRNYLDEPSRDIITKWCKSININNYKIIDTIESLNLEISNKNLKAILSCEEIDFFLNQPLRIQIVRGIELRFKGIPLVFTYLPTNQIKNPELKKEIWQDLKIIKGIIKYG
- a CDS encoding DUF2225 domain-containing protein, with the protein product MKKISYFTKEKIECPICHFKFQKEELFTGSSRLIAGELKIDLKREYIKNNKYGNIYPRIYSVTVCPKCYFAAFPSEFNSIPKNKKEILQNKKYERKKINAIFDNTINFSKSRTLKEGAASYILAMLCYEHLEKNSSPTLNQAKSAIRAAWTFEDLEKEEPNKNYNYLQKIFYHKAAYLYKLVIEKDKDNSEPISASTIFGPDTDKNYGYDSVLYLSGLLEYFYGNKENKEYRYKQLNDIKTTLSKIAGMGKSSKEKPSILLDKIKEVYFKISKEMKNLK
- the cdaA gene encoding diadenylate cyclase CdaA; the encoded protein is MIDINDLNQIKDTFSRILDLSLISILVYYIYKNVINSYSTNLLKGMLILISIGIISYYLNLYTISWLLNYIANILPIAIVILFNQEIKKIIMQIGNFNLAFKLSNKKEETLKVISEILKAVKHLSENKSGSLICIEKKIQLEQIINKGTKIDALISSELLISLFERETPLHDGAVIISKNKLKYAGSFLPLSNVDSISKAFGTRHRAGLGISENSDAITIITSEETGSISITTNAKLEYNLSLNEIRNKLNLELIE